The Chaetodon trifascialis isolate fChaTrf1 chromosome 17, fChaTrf1.hap1, whole genome shotgun sequence genome has a segment encoding these proteins:
- the il11b gene encoding uncharacterized protein il11b has product MADDSVIQDSTPCLLHLLLLAELFVHSSSRPAGSPSLCGTFRAMVPQLERLMTLSETLHDLTDDDLLNFSVVGHGLSSLPNIQYDAGYFNSPKVNASLSQLYVYVQSFRLHVDWLKTAKENVSLSWSAEDVRTGLLQLSNLINTSLHQISEDVPQSPSPSLPAVSTTFEALQSSVEISQRLQAFCDWSKRVLRRLQRQSRCPKH; this is encoded by the exons TCATTCAGGACTCCACCCCTTGtctgctccacctgctgctaCTGGCCGAGCTGTTTGTCCACTCGTCGTCTCGTCCCGCCGGCAGTCCGTCCCTCTGTGGCACGTTCAGGGCGATGGTGCCTCAGTTGGAGAGGCTGATGACCTTATCCGAAACGCTCCATGACCTG ACGGACGATGACCTCTTAAACTTCTCTGTAGTGGGACACGGACTCAGCAGTCTTCCTAACATACAATACGACGCTGGATATTTCAACTCTCCGAAG GTGAACGCGTCCCTCTCTCAGCTCTATGTGTACGTCCAGTCCTTCAGACTTCACGTTGACTGGCTGAAAACAGCCAAAGAAAACGTCAGCTTGTCCTGGTCGGCCGAGGACGTCCGCACTGGCCTCCTGCAGCTTTCCAACCTCATTAATACATCTCTTCACCAG ATCAGCGAGGACGTCCCTCAGTCgccgtctccctccctccctgccgtCTCCACCACCTTTGAAGCGCTCCAGTCCTCCGTCGAGATCTCTCAGCGGTTACAAGCCTTCTGTGATTGGTCCAAACGAGTGTTACGGCGTCTCCAGAGACAATCCCGCTGCCCtaaacattaa
- the LOC139346335 gene encoding serine/threonine-protein kinase SBK2 — MTAATKLLDEMCHLTAQSLTPMDTSEHFKVLKLLGEGSYGKVMLVVHRKRGTPMALKFFPRESTSMLSFLREYNLSLSFCTHPSLTRALGIAYSTPSHYVFAQQAGLFGDLYDVILPEVGVEEDCCQRVVSQLCGALAHLHSLGFVHRDVKPENVFLCDSACRWVKLGDFGMVKARGTRVPEVWYSSPYCTPEAEVARGNEDSGKSMGDGVKEDEEQKKKQRVWVSVESSTDSWALGILTYAMLTGTHPWAETASDCLSYLKYQEWFDRAKGPEDELDVWAEPRAESAQDDITEMQLGEKDRPPVAPQFACFTPLACSFFQALLDPRPRLRGRPEDGLSYLGGDWVMEKERVRLEEKRKKSGGKGAIRNMKEMEGRGER, encoded by the exons ATGACA GCTGCCACAAAGCTTCTGGACGAGATGTGCCACCTGACGGCTCAGTCTCTGACGCCGATGGACACGTCGGAGCACTTCAAGGTCCTGAAGCTCCTGGGTGAGGGCTCGTACGGCAAAGTCATGCTGGTCGTGCACAGGAAGAGAG GTACTCCGATGGCTCTGAAGTTCTTCCCCCGTGAGTCCACCTCAATGTTGTCTTTCCTGAGGGAGTACAACCTCTCGCTGTCCTTCTGCACCCACCCGTCCCTGACCAGAGCTCTGGGAATCGCCTACTCCACACCTTCACACTATGTCTTCGCCCAGCAAGCGGGCCTGTTTGGAGATCTCTACGACGTCATCCTGCCCGAG GTCGGTGTGGAGGAGGACTGCTGTCAGCGGGTGGTGTCCCAGCTGTGTGGCGCTCTGGCCCACCTGCACTCTCTTGGTTTCGTCCACAGAGACGTCAAACCAGAGAACGTCTTCTTGTGTGACTCCGCCTGCCGCTGGGTCAAACTGGGAGACTTCGGCATG GTGAAGGCCCGGGGCACCAGGGTCCCAGAGGTCTGGTACAGCTCTCCTTACTGCACCCCTGAGGCCGAGGTCGCTCGCGGAAACGAGGACAGCGGGAAAAGCATGGGCGACGGCGtgaaagaggatgaggagcagaagaagaagcagagagttTGGGTTTCTGTGGAGTCCAGCACGGACAGCTGGGCTCTGGGCATCCTGACCTACGCCATGCTCACCGGCACTCACCCGTGGGCTGAAACCGCCAGCGACTGCCTCTCATACCTGAAATATCAGGAGTGGTTCGACCGGGCGAAAGGCCCTGAGGACGAGCTGGACGTGTGGGCGGAGCCGCGGGCTGAGAGCGCCCaggatgacatcacagagatgCAGCTCGGAGAGAAAGACCGCCCTCCCGTCGCGCCTCAGTTCGCATGTTTCACCCCGCTGGCCTGCTCCTTCTTCCAGGCGCTGCTCGACCCGAGGCCGCGGCTTCGCGGGCGGCCCGAGGACGGACTGAGTTACCTCGGAGGGGACTGGgtgatggagaaggagagggtgaggctggaggagaagaggaagaagagcggAGGGAAAGGAGCCATCAGGAACatgaaggagatggaggggagaggagagcgaTGA